ACCAGATCAGCCTAGGGAAATTATGATTGGCTCTTCTCTATCTTCTGATGAGAGGAGTAGGTTGATTGACCTGctcaggtcatacttggatgtatttgcatggtcatatgaggacatgTTGGGCCTTGACCCCTCCATAGTGTAGCATCACCTGCCCATTTTACCACATGCTAGGCccgttaagcagaaattgaggagATTACACCCTCGATGGAGTTTGCAGGTTAAGGAAAAAATTCGGAAGCCACTCAGTGTTGGCTTCTtgtcagtggttgagtatcctgagtggctggctaatgtcgtccctgttcccaaaaaggacggcaagatTAGGGTTTGTGTTGACTTTTGAGATCTGAATAAGGCcagccctaaggatgatttttccCTCCCACACATCGATATGCTGGTTGATAGCACTACAGGGCATCCGATGTTGTCCTTCATGGATGGCTTTTCTGGGTATAATAAGATtctgatggctccagaggatatggaaaagacttctttcattactgagtggggtacttactgctaccaggttatgccatttgggttgaagaatgcaggagccacttatcagagagctgCTACTACTCTGTTCCATGATATGATGCACATAGATGTCgaggtatatgtggatgacatgatagtgaagtcCTGAGACAGGACAGATCACTTAGCAGCCTTACAaaggttctttgagaggatcagacagTTCAGGCtgagattgaatcccaagaagtgcacctttggggTGGCTTCTGGAAAATTGCTAGGACACATTGTTAGTAAGCGAGGTATAGAGATTGATCCAAAGAAAATCAGAGCCATTCTTTAAATGCCTGCCCCgaggactgagaaagagatcagGGGATTCCTAGGCAGATTGCAGTACATCAGTTGTTTCATTGCTAGACTaacagacatttgtgagcctATCTTCCGCCTTCTGAGGAAGAATCAGCCTACAGTTTGGAGTGATGATTGTCAGCGCGCTTTTGAGAGGATTAAGGAGTGTCTCCTTTCTCCTCCGGTTTTAGTACCTCCCACACCGGGGCGTCCTTTGCTTCTGCACTTATCAGTTTCACACATGGCCttaggatgcatgttagctcagcttGATGATTTGGGAAAGGAGCGTGCCAtctattatttgagtaagaggatgcttaAGTATGAGTGCAAGTAcattatgattgagcgcctttgcttggcattggtttgggtcATTAGGAGACTTAAACATTACATGATAGAGTATTCCGTGCTCTTGGTCTCACGATTGGACCCGTTGAGGTATCTATTTGACAGGCCTGTTCTGACGGGTAGGCTCATGAGATGGCTGGTATTGTTAacagagtttgatattcattatGTCACACAGAAGTCAGTAAAAGGAAGCATTGTTGcagatcatctagcttctttgtCGATATCCAATGACAGATcggttgatgatgatttccaTGATGAGCAGATTGTTTCAATGACTAGTATTACGAGATGGCggttgtactttgatggtgtcGCCAATCAGTCGGGGTTTGGCATTGGTATCTTGTTAATATCACCACAAAGTGATCATATCCCCAGATTAGTCCGGTTAGCATTTTCCGATCTTCACCGGTTGACGAATAATATTGTGGAGTATAAGGCTTGCATTACAGGTTTGGAGACTGCACTTGATCTTGGCATTAGACAGTTAGAGATCCACAGGGATTCCAAATTGGTTATACAGCAAACTTAGGGTATCTAGAGGACTCGAGATGAGAAGCTAAAACCCTACCATGCTTACTTGGACCTGTTGATTGATGGATTTGATGTGTTAAGGTATATACATCTACCCAGGGCGGAGAATCAGTTTGCCGATGCATTAACCACCTTGGCTTCTATGATTGTCATCCCCACGGGGGTGATTGTTAGGCCATTGCTGATTGAAACAAGGTCTGCACCAGCTTATTATTGTCTGATTGGAGAGATAGAGGATCAGATTGAGTTGCCATGGTATCACGATATTTATCAGTTTCTGTCATGCGACACTTACCCAGAGTCAACctcggccaaggataggagagcattgagacagttggccacCAGATTTGTTATTTACGGGGATGCACTGTATAGGAGATCATCGGATGGCCTGTTATTATTATGTCTAGACCGAGGGAAAAGTAAATGAATGGTGTCTGCCCTCGCAAGACGCCGcatatgcaccttctcctcaaaatgcaggagagcggccataatcaaatgatgggggccaaagtagtagccctcagaGATACGGAATAATGCCTCCATAATGGCCCCTCGCCTCTGCActttatgctgaagaggaaaaagattggcgcgaagcaccacatcaaTTAGGAGCATCCCTGGGGGAAGCTCcctcctcaaaatggtcctctaggaagatgtccctcgagataggatacgaaccatgtcccactcagaaagtggggcccaacGTCTAAATGCAACGGGATCTGCTGGTGCaaaagggatatggaaagcatcgacaatctgtctagcccccaaaataccctggcgtccatcaatggtaaaaaggatcgaggcTGGTACCGGGACGCCatgagtagtcatagactggtaaaagtctaaagctactcgaggataaaagaactAGGGCggagtcataaagggtacaagatggtacctctcaagtaggcggtaTGAATCCCGCAACTCAGGCTGCTGTCGCATAAGAGAGTGATCAAAATATGCCTTGACATGAAATGCTCGCGATCGGCAATtggagttgccctcaatgggcaagCTGGGTCTAGGGCGCCTGGCGGAAGGAGGCTGAGACTGTGAATCCCGAGGTGCTCTGGAGGACTCTTCTGGCTCTGAAGTCTTGGCTTTCTTTGTAGGAGGACTCCGAGGTGGAATTTGTCTAGGGGCCACAGACGTGGCAGATGTTCTCCTCGTATGGTATCTGCTCTGAGGGGCAGAATCAGGTAAATTGAGGGTGCATCTAGTGGGGCCCGCACAGGGGCGGCTCtctgactgctctggggagctgaGGTATATCCTCGtcgggtcttaggcatgatGAAGCGATGaaatgaggctcagaggctTGGGATTAGGGAGGGTAGGGATGGAGAAactgaaattttcgcacaagggggggtggtgtgcgaaattttcgcacaatgGAGggtggtgtgcgagtttcgcacagggcactattcacccgcgcttttgaaaaatttagcctcgttcaaatggtgaaaatttttgGCCTTTGAGGGTGGGAAATGCTAGCTTAGGCaggaaaaagatttttcatgGTGGCTAGGCTTGGAAATTGGAGCTTTTCAAGAGGAGAATTGAAGATTTGGAGCTCCCATGGCTGGCGGCAATGGGTTTCTTATGAAGAAACCGTGTCTTAAATGCTTATGGTTTAGGCTTTGGTTTGGTAAAAACAAGGTTGGGATTGGATTAGGGATGGATTTAGAGTGTTGAGTGAAGAATTGAAGGGTTTTTTTATGGTGGAAGGAGGTGAAATTGCTGAAAATTGAATGTGGTGAATAGTGAAGGCCGCGGCTATGGAGTGGAGCTATGGAGATGGGCTGCCATGGTGGTGTTGATGATAAGGGATGATGAAGGAGAGGAGCTTTGTGGATGGAAATGGGTGATCGGAAGAGAGATgttgagagaattgaagaagaagcttAGGATAATGAAGAGGAGAACATggcttttaaagagaaaatgtgaatttcgcacaagggaaaatggtgtgcgaaaatttcgcattcctgtggttctccaagacagagagcatggttttgaaaattggcacAAAAAATGAATTCGCACAAGGTTCCGCATTCCTGTGAAATTCGCACTGAGATTTTGGGAAGGGACCGAGAGCATgcagttttgaaaattggtgcAAAAGCAAATTCGCACAAGGGATGcattgtgcgaaaatttcgcacaaaggaaaatggtgtgcgaattttgctGAGTCTTGacttttctcccctgttttcccttgttttcaccaagacttcattcttcaagctttcttacctacatgttaacacaaaaaaaaaaaaaaaaaaaacaattcaaaccacattagaatgaaattaaagtcaaaaatagaaatcaaaacatgcataaacacaagaaaaacactagattaaactaaaatcaacttaaaagaaaacaaaaagaggatgaactttttagtctttggagagACTCAATTCAACCATGAACCAAGTGTTTTCATGTTGGAGGTGGATCAAGGatgatgaattcctccttgtctcgggaaaaAGATTCGATAtagggcttgagacgatgcccattcactttgaaagttcgagtgctattgaagttgactagttccactactccatttggttgcaCATCATGAATtgtgaaaggacccgtccatcttgatttcaattttcccggaaaaagatgaagcttagagtcataaagcaagactctttgccccttggcaaaattcttctgatttaccaattgatcatgccatttcttcaacctctcctttgcaatttttgaattgaggtaagcatcattcctcatttcctccaattcattcaaatccaaacatcttttcaacccagctcttgtcaaatccatgttgagcttcttgattacccaccatgctttatattcaatctccactggaagatggcacgctttgccataaacaaggcgataaggagacattccaaaaATGGTCTTGTAAGCGGTCCTATACGCCCATAAGGAAtctaggagcttaatagaccaatccttcctattcacattcaccaccttcatcaatatattcttgatctcccagttggctaactcaacttggccacttgtttgagggtgataaggtgtagctaccttgtgcttaacccctgattactacccaaaaagtgctattttacacctttaagtcattatgttttaagcacttttgtgtagtaattctccatctttattccaattggcatgttaaggacctagcaatgacttcttgatgcgactcttggtagcttagctttaaaggcgtatcaacaaaatttataccttaaatactattactaaagtagccaagctactatagcatagtggttctaggatcgttcactgggaagggttttcgcaaacacaagtgatattcaaattaggaaaataggtgattttcttatggatgttagctttaaaagaagatgaaaatgttttagagagatttaaactaatttaagctaacattaaagactaaaatgaaagggtgtaaaaacaagtttctcaaagataggatagctatgctctgactcttatgcaaattggaaatctcaggataggctcctcacgttggggttgcaactatggtgatgcttgcttcccaaaccggtatggatttagcaaatcaagttttaatcctttaaaatggcaaaacagatggtagtggattttatcaatggttattcaccttagacttcctttgaatggctcgtaagagataactaatggtctaaagccaaaagcttaccaaatattggcaactcaaagtcattctaggtgataaactcacctttcaatggccattgaaattggttctaacggattaatgcaaaacttggaattgaaaacctcaccttccaatagctcgtaggagataactaatggatagaaatccaaaatcttatcaagtattggccgttggaagttgtccaaaggaaataaaaaccaaaatttacattaatgaaccattaatgaaaaacgactaccttaccttccgggtgcgagaaatttccatgggattgcatccaagccatcacataacatccatactttgagaaacttaaaggttttagccaatcatcctctgaggaaaagccctcagaggctgtttggctactaagaaaatgagaaagaaaagagaaaagaagaaaaacagagctttatataattctaatttaatctacagaggatcgatcaccccatcTGTCCATTCCAATCCCTTTcgtttggaggtgttgtgcacctctatatatagcaaaattacaagataaagccttatgatggctgaatacaaggttacaaaaggaatttacatgagaaaatatcaagctaaaaatatatgggaagtcggtggtgcgtgcgtggagaaacagaggagatttgacattttcgcaatgtgaatttctccttgcgaaatggcaaaatttcgcatcgtgaggaaaatccccttgcgaaatttcgcaaggagaaattcaccttgcgaaatttgcgcaaggtttgatgcagttgtcttccgaaggccatatcttcctcatttcagctccaaattgtacacggtttgaagcattggattcttgacttcctgagctttgaaatggtatatagcatgtagaaaatgacTTCGGAAAGTaccccaaaagtgcgaaagaagactgcagctgctgtcctctgttctcctcttctctcctcttctccattgttcttgtttgtgctcgtgtttccacttgaaattcaagcctataaacttccaaaatccttgctttaacttgtccaagtagctcctccatcatttggcatgcttgaattgattcataagctgataaaaacatgtaaacttgccacaaaatggttaaaaccaattactaaggaccttaatgaattaattgggttaaatgaatatgattactacacaaaggtgcttaaaaccattataattaggtctacaaaatagcactttttggtagtaatcacaccccccaaccgactcattgctagtcccttagcaatggaggagataaaaactaagtaaactataataatatacataaaagagatcatgcaaatcactccaaaaaatgatacgagtggcatgatggacatccatggatcaataaagatgtgaagctcaacctataataagagttgtcaaagcattcacttgatcatagagtacaaagaatggatattatgcaagtttaagcatcaaaagaatttccactctcaaaagatccaaatcaaattcttccactaaatgctaagtgttaatgtgattagcttccgagtatagtatggataactatcatctccccccaacctaagtctttctttaagcttagcaaaattaaccatctcttgataggctaggaacgcacctcttattcacaattcttttcacttactaaacttaaccaattcacccatgtaacaagcagaggatcggtgactcccaaccaataaaggcttagggcaccaggctttaaaggctttcgccaccccttcggaccatgctcaggtttcaaggtaagcaaagaagtttattctatattctttttcttttctctattttttcaaagactcattggtctttatgaggtgtcccaacactattaaagagaggttaaaggtgtcaa
The sequence above is drawn from the Vitis riparia cultivar Riparia Gloire de Montpellier isolate 1030 chromosome 6, EGFV_Vit.rip_1.0, whole genome shotgun sequence genome and encodes:
- the LOC117917002 gene encoding uncharacterized protein LOC117917002, with the translated sequence MPAPRTEKEIRGFLGRLQYISCFIARLTDICEPIFRLLRKNQPTVWSDDCQRAFERIKECLLSPPVLVPPTPGRPLLLHLSVSHMALGCMLAQLDDLGKERAIYYLSKRMLKYECKYIMIERLCLALVWVIRRLKHYMIEYSVLLVSRLDPLRYLFDRPVLTGRLMRWLVLLTEFDIHYVTQKSVKGSIVADHLASLSISNDRSVDDDFHDEQIVSMTSITRWRLYFDGVANQSGFGIGILLISPQSDHIPRLVRLAFSDLHRLTNNIVEYKACITGLETALDLGIRQYIHLPRAENQFADALTTLASMIVIPTGVIVRPLLIETRSAPAYYCLIGEIEDQIELPWYHDIYQFLSCDTYPESTSAKDRRALRQLATRFVIYGDALLLSHKRVIKICLDMKCSRSAIGVALNGQAGSRAPGGRRLRL